In Oncorhynchus keta strain PuntledgeMale-10-30-2019 unplaced genomic scaffold, Oket_V2 Un_contig_3627_pilon_pilon, whole genome shotgun sequence, a single genomic region encodes these proteins:
- the dnaja3a gene encoding dnaJ heat shock protein family (Hsp40) member A3a isoform X2 encodes MMASSALRCSTRWITVAVSSGHRRACCALPPSSNGGSRSLSTFGAQKFCPGSNAMRGGTGNALTLRGLSGVKSPHVICTLSFHTSAPASNKQDFYTVLEVPRTATQKEIKKAYYQMAKKYHPDTNKEDPKAKEKFAQLAEAYEVLSDEVKRKQYDTYGVAGFDASQAGGGGHQQYWSGQANSVDPEELFRKIFGEFSGSRGFGDFNAVFDQPQEFIMELTFTQAAKGVNKEMAFNTEASCQRCDGKGSEPGTKVVHCHYCNGSGMETVNTGPFVMRSTCRRCNGKGTVISTPCNSCHGTGQTRQKKTVRVPVPAGVEDGQTVRMPVGKKEVFITFRVQKSPVFRRDGADIHSDVLISVAQAVLGGTARAQGLYETVNLSIPAGIQTDQRILLSGKGIARISGYGYGDHYVHVKVRVPKILTDRQKALLMSYAEDETEVEGTVNGVTSTTAGGGSGKQPEAGQDRQEEVGESKQEQGFFTKLKQLFSST; translated from the exons ATGATGGCGTCCTCAGCGCTTCGCTGCTCCACACGTTGGATAACAGTTGCTGTGTCCTCTGGTCACCGTCGTGCTTGTTGTGCTCTGCCCCCTTCTTCCAATGGAGGCTCAAGAAGTCTGTCGACGTTTGGAGCACAGAAATTCTGTCCGGGAAGCAATGCAATGCGTGGGGGCACGGGGAATGCGTTGACATTGAGAGGGCTGTCAG GTGTTAAATCTCCCCATGTCATCTGCACACTGTCCTTCCACACAAGTGCCCCAGCCTCCAACAAACAGGACTTCTACACGGTGTTGGAGGTACCACGCACTGCCACCCAGAAAGAGATCAAGAAAGCGTattatcag ATGGCTAAGAAGTATCACCCTGACACCAACAAGGAAGACCCTAAGGCCAAGGAGAAATTTGCTCAGCTGGCTGAAGCTTATGAG GTGCTGAGTGACGAGGTGAAGAGGAAGCAGTATGACACGTACGGGGTGGCAGGGTTCGACGCCAGCCAGGCGGGCGGTGGTGGACACCAGCAGTACTGGAGCGGACAGGCCAACAGCGTGGACCCAGAGGAACTGTTCCGCAAGATCTTTGGGGAGTTCTCTGGAAGCCGTGGCTTCGGCGACTTCAATGCCGTATTTGATCAGCCCCAGGAG TTTATCATGGAGCTGACGTTCACCCAAGCTGCCAAGGGGGTCAACAAAGAGATGGCGTTCAACACTGAGGCCAGCTGCCAGCGATGTGATGGCAAAGGGAGCGAGCCTGGCACCAAGGTTGTGCACTGCCACTACTGCAACGGCTCTGGCATG GAGACGGTGAACACGGGCCCCTTTGTGATGCGGTCGACATGCCGTCGGTGTAATGGGAAAGGCACTGTGATCTCCACCCCATGTAACTCCTGTCATGGGACCGGACAGACCAGACAGAAAAAGACAGTAAGGGTCCCTGTCCCAGCAG GTGTTGAGGACGGTCAGACGGTCAGGATGCCTGTGGGGAAGAAGGAGGTGTTCATCACGTTTCGGGTCCAGAAGAGCCCAGTGTTCAGACGGGACGGCGCAGACATCCACTCTGACGTGCTGATCTCTGTGGCTCAGGCTGTACTGGGGGGCACGGCCCGGGCACAGGGCCTCTATGAGACAGTCAACCTCTCG ATCCCTGCTGGGATCCAAACAGACCAGAGGATCCTCCTCTCTGGGAAGGGCATCGCACGGATCAGTGGCTATGGTTACGGAGATCACTACGTCCACGTCAAAGTCCGAGTCCCCAA gatcctgacagacagacagaaagctcTGCTCATGAGCTACGCAGAGGATGAGACTGAAGTGGAGGGGACAGTCAATGGTGTCACAAGCACCACTGCAg GTGGGGgcagtggtaagcagcctgaggCAGGGCAGGACAGGCAAGAGGAGGTAGGAGAGAGCAAGCAGGAGCAGGGCTTCTTCACCAAGTTAAAACAATTGTTTAGCTCCACCTGA
- the dnaja3a gene encoding dnaJ heat shock protein family (Hsp40) member A3a isoform X3, giving the protein MMASSALRCSTRWITVAVSSGHRRACCALPPSSNGGSRSLSTFGAQKFCPGSNAMRGGTGNALTLRGLSVPGVKSPHVICTLSFHTSAPASNKQDFYTVLEVPRTATQKEIKKAYYQMAKKYHPDTNKEDPKAKEKFAQLAEAYEVLSDEVKRKQYDTYGVAGFDASQAGGGGHQQYWSGQANSVDPEELFRKIFGEFSGSRGFGDFNAVFDQPQEFIMELTFTQAAKGVNKEMAFNTEASCQRCDGKGSEPGTKVVHCHYCNGSGMETVNTGPFVMRSTCRRCNGKGTVISTPCNSCHGTGQTRQKKTVRVPVPAGVEDGQTVRMPVGKKEVFITFRVQKSPVFRRDGADIHSDVLISVAQAVLGGTARAQGLYETVNLSIPAGIQTDQRILLSGKGIARISGYGYGDHYVHVKVRVPKILTDRQKALLMSYAEDETEVEGTVNGVTSTTAGGGSGKQPEAGQDRQEEVKGPLGTEASVRG; this is encoded by the exons ATGATGGCGTCCTCAGCGCTTCGCTGCTCCACACGTTGGATAACAGTTGCTGTGTCCTCTGGTCACCGTCGTGCTTGTTGTGCTCTGCCCCCTTCTTCCAATGGAGGCTCAAGAAGTCTGTCGACGTTTGGAGCACAGAAATTCTGTCCGGGAAGCAATGCAATGCGTGGGGGCACGGGGAATGCGTTGACATTGAGAGGGCTGTCAG TTCCAGGTGTTAAATCTCCCCATGTCATCTGCACACTGTCCTTCCACACAAGTGCCCCAGCCTCCAACAAACAGGACTTCTACACGGTGTTGGAGGTACCACGCACTGCCACCCAGAAAGAGATCAAGAAAGCGTattatcag ATGGCTAAGAAGTATCACCCTGACACCAACAAGGAAGACCCTAAGGCCAAGGAGAAATTTGCTCAGCTGGCTGAAGCTTATGAG GTGCTGAGTGACGAGGTGAAGAGGAAGCAGTATGACACGTACGGGGTGGCAGGGTTCGACGCCAGCCAGGCGGGCGGTGGTGGACACCAGCAGTACTGGAGCGGACAGGCCAACAGCGTGGACCCAGAGGAACTGTTCCGCAAGATCTTTGGGGAGTTCTCTGGAAGCCGTGGCTTCGGCGACTTCAATGCCGTATTTGATCAGCCCCAGGAG TTTATCATGGAGCTGACGTTCACCCAAGCTGCCAAGGGGGTCAACAAAGAGATGGCGTTCAACACTGAGGCCAGCTGCCAGCGATGTGATGGCAAAGGGAGCGAGCCTGGCACCAAGGTTGTGCACTGCCACTACTGCAACGGCTCTGGCATG GAGACGGTGAACACGGGCCCCTTTGTGATGCGGTCGACATGCCGTCGGTGTAATGGGAAAGGCACTGTGATCTCCACCCCATGTAACTCCTGTCATGGGACCGGACAGACCAGACAGAAAAAGACAGTAAGGGTCCCTGTCCCAGCAG GTGTTGAGGACGGTCAGACGGTCAGGATGCCTGTGGGGAAGAAGGAGGTGTTCATCACGTTTCGGGTCCAGAAGAGCCCAGTGTTCAGACGGGACGGCGCAGACATCCACTCTGACGTGCTGATCTCTGTGGCTCAGGCTGTACTGGGGGGCACGGCCCGGGCACAGGGCCTCTATGAGACAGTCAACCTCTCG ATCCCTGCTGGGATCCAAACAGACCAGAGGATCCTCCTCTCTGGGAAGGGCATCGCACGGATCAGTGGCTATGGTTACGGAGATCACTACGTCCACGTCAAAGTCCGAGTCCCCAA gatcctgacagacagacagaaagctcTGCTCATGAGCTACGCAGAGGATGAGACTGAAGTGGAGGGGACAGTCAATGGTGTCACAAGCACCACTGCAg GTGGGGgcagtggtaagcagcctgaggCAGGGCAGGACAGGCAAGAGGAG
- the dnaja3a gene encoding dnaJ heat shock protein family (Hsp40) member A3a isoform X4, with protein sequence MMASSALRCSTRWITVAVSSGHRRACCALPPSSNGGSRSLSTFGAQKFCPGSNAMRGGTGNALTLRGLSVPGVKSPHVICTLSFHTSAPASNKQDFYTVLEVPRTATQKEIKKAYYQMAKKYHPDTNKEDPKAKEKFAQLAEAYEVLSDEVKRKQYDTYGVAGFDASQAGGGGHQQYWSGQANSVDPEELFRKIFGEFSGSRGFGDFNAVFDQPQEFIMELTFTQAAKGVNKEMAFNTEASCQRCDGKGSEPGTKVVHCHYCNGSGMETVNTGPFVMRSTCRRCNGKGTVISTPCNSCHGTGQTRQKKTVRVPVPAGVEDGQTVRMPVGKKEVFITFRVQKSPVFRRDGADIHSDVLISVAQAVLGGTARAQGLYETVNLSIPAGIQTDQRILLSGKGIARISGYGYGDHYVHVKVRVPKILTDRQKALLMSYAEDETEVEGTVNGVTSTTAGKRSTGN encoded by the exons ATGATGGCGTCCTCAGCGCTTCGCTGCTCCACACGTTGGATAACAGTTGCTGTGTCCTCTGGTCACCGTCGTGCTTGTTGTGCTCTGCCCCCTTCTTCCAATGGAGGCTCAAGAAGTCTGTCGACGTTTGGAGCACAGAAATTCTGTCCGGGAAGCAATGCAATGCGTGGGGGCACGGGGAATGCGTTGACATTGAGAGGGCTGTCAG TTCCAGGTGTTAAATCTCCCCATGTCATCTGCACACTGTCCTTCCACACAAGTGCCCCAGCCTCCAACAAACAGGACTTCTACACGGTGTTGGAGGTACCACGCACTGCCACCCAGAAAGAGATCAAGAAAGCGTattatcag ATGGCTAAGAAGTATCACCCTGACACCAACAAGGAAGACCCTAAGGCCAAGGAGAAATTTGCTCAGCTGGCTGAAGCTTATGAG GTGCTGAGTGACGAGGTGAAGAGGAAGCAGTATGACACGTACGGGGTGGCAGGGTTCGACGCCAGCCAGGCGGGCGGTGGTGGACACCAGCAGTACTGGAGCGGACAGGCCAACAGCGTGGACCCAGAGGAACTGTTCCGCAAGATCTTTGGGGAGTTCTCTGGAAGCCGTGGCTTCGGCGACTTCAATGCCGTATTTGATCAGCCCCAGGAG TTTATCATGGAGCTGACGTTCACCCAAGCTGCCAAGGGGGTCAACAAAGAGATGGCGTTCAACACTGAGGCCAGCTGCCAGCGATGTGATGGCAAAGGGAGCGAGCCTGGCACCAAGGTTGTGCACTGCCACTACTGCAACGGCTCTGGCATG GAGACGGTGAACACGGGCCCCTTTGTGATGCGGTCGACATGCCGTCGGTGTAATGGGAAAGGCACTGTGATCTCCACCCCATGTAACTCCTGTCATGGGACCGGACAGACCAGACAGAAAAAGACAGTAAGGGTCCCTGTCCCAGCAG GTGTTGAGGACGGTCAGACGGTCAGGATGCCTGTGGGGAAGAAGGAGGTGTTCATCACGTTTCGGGTCCAGAAGAGCCCAGTGTTCAGACGGGACGGCGCAGACATCCACTCTGACGTGCTGATCTCTGTGGCTCAGGCTGTACTGGGGGGCACGGCCCGGGCACAGGGCCTCTATGAGACAGTCAACCTCTCG ATCCCTGCTGGGATCCAAACAGACCAGAGGATCCTCCTCTCTGGGAAGGGCATCGCACGGATCAGTGGCTATGGTTACGGAGATCACTACGTCCACGTCAAAGTCCGAGTCCCCAA gatcctgacagacagacagaaagctcTGCTCATGAGCTACGCAGAGGATGAGACTGAAGTGGAGGGGACAGTCAATGGTGTCACAAGCACCACTGCAg
- the dnaja3a gene encoding dnaJ heat shock protein family (Hsp40) member A3a isoform X1 — MMASSALRCSTRWITVAVSSGHRRACCALPPSSNGGSRSLSTFGAQKFCPGSNAMRGGTGNALTLRGLSVPGVKSPHVICTLSFHTSAPASNKQDFYTVLEVPRTATQKEIKKAYYQMAKKYHPDTNKEDPKAKEKFAQLAEAYEVLSDEVKRKQYDTYGVAGFDASQAGGGGHQQYWSGQANSVDPEELFRKIFGEFSGSRGFGDFNAVFDQPQEFIMELTFTQAAKGVNKEMAFNTEASCQRCDGKGSEPGTKVVHCHYCNGSGMETVNTGPFVMRSTCRRCNGKGTVISTPCNSCHGTGQTRQKKTVRVPVPAGVEDGQTVRMPVGKKEVFITFRVQKSPVFRRDGADIHSDVLISVAQAVLGGTARAQGLYETVNLSIPAGIQTDQRILLSGKGIARISGYGYGDHYVHVKVRVPKILTDRQKALLMSYAEDETEVEGTVNGVTSTTAGGGSGKQPEAGQDRQEEVGESKQEQGFFTKLKQLFSST; from the exons ATGATGGCGTCCTCAGCGCTTCGCTGCTCCACACGTTGGATAACAGTTGCTGTGTCCTCTGGTCACCGTCGTGCTTGTTGTGCTCTGCCCCCTTCTTCCAATGGAGGCTCAAGAAGTCTGTCGACGTTTGGAGCACAGAAATTCTGTCCGGGAAGCAATGCAATGCGTGGGGGCACGGGGAATGCGTTGACATTGAGAGGGCTGTCAG TTCCAGGTGTTAAATCTCCCCATGTCATCTGCACACTGTCCTTCCACACAAGTGCCCCAGCCTCCAACAAACAGGACTTCTACACGGTGTTGGAGGTACCACGCACTGCCACCCAGAAAGAGATCAAGAAAGCGTattatcag ATGGCTAAGAAGTATCACCCTGACACCAACAAGGAAGACCCTAAGGCCAAGGAGAAATTTGCTCAGCTGGCTGAAGCTTATGAG GTGCTGAGTGACGAGGTGAAGAGGAAGCAGTATGACACGTACGGGGTGGCAGGGTTCGACGCCAGCCAGGCGGGCGGTGGTGGACACCAGCAGTACTGGAGCGGACAGGCCAACAGCGTGGACCCAGAGGAACTGTTCCGCAAGATCTTTGGGGAGTTCTCTGGAAGCCGTGGCTTCGGCGACTTCAATGCCGTATTTGATCAGCCCCAGGAG TTTATCATGGAGCTGACGTTCACCCAAGCTGCCAAGGGGGTCAACAAAGAGATGGCGTTCAACACTGAGGCCAGCTGCCAGCGATGTGATGGCAAAGGGAGCGAGCCTGGCACCAAGGTTGTGCACTGCCACTACTGCAACGGCTCTGGCATG GAGACGGTGAACACGGGCCCCTTTGTGATGCGGTCGACATGCCGTCGGTGTAATGGGAAAGGCACTGTGATCTCCACCCCATGTAACTCCTGTCATGGGACCGGACAGACCAGACAGAAAAAGACAGTAAGGGTCCCTGTCCCAGCAG GTGTTGAGGACGGTCAGACGGTCAGGATGCCTGTGGGGAAGAAGGAGGTGTTCATCACGTTTCGGGTCCAGAAGAGCCCAGTGTTCAGACGGGACGGCGCAGACATCCACTCTGACGTGCTGATCTCTGTGGCTCAGGCTGTACTGGGGGGCACGGCCCGGGCACAGGGCCTCTATGAGACAGTCAACCTCTCG ATCCCTGCTGGGATCCAAACAGACCAGAGGATCCTCCTCTCTGGGAAGGGCATCGCACGGATCAGTGGCTATGGTTACGGAGATCACTACGTCCACGTCAAAGTCCGAGTCCCCAA gatcctgacagacagacagaaagctcTGCTCATGAGCTACGCAGAGGATGAGACTGAAGTGGAGGGGACAGTCAATGGTGTCACAAGCACCACTGCAg GTGGGGgcagtggtaagcagcctgaggCAGGGCAGGACAGGCAAGAGGAGGTAGGAGAGAGCAAGCAGGAGCAGGGCTTCTTCACCAAGTTAAAACAATTGTTTAGCTCCACCTGA